A single genomic interval of Clostridium facile harbors:
- a CDS encoding KH domain-containing protein, with translation MEELLVIIAKGLVEDKDAVTVTADEPDQEGVIVYHLHVAADDMGRVIGKQGRIAKALRTIARAGANRLGQKISVEID, from the coding sequence ATGGAAGAATTATTGGTAATTATTGCAAAAGGTCTGGTAGAAGATAAAGATGCAGTTACTGTTACTGCTGATGAACCAGACCAAGAAGGCGTTATTGTATACCATCTGCATGTAGCTGCTGACGATATGGGCCGTGTCATTGGAAAACAAGGCCGCATTGCAAAAGCGTTGCGTACTATTGCAAGGGCTGGTGCAAACCGTTTAGGACAAAAAATTTCTGTAGAAATTGATTAA
- a CDS encoding putative ABC exporter domain-containing protein, whose protein sequence is MTSLRYLLFTTIKNWIKELRKKPGQLVLVLFVVAMFALMVVSTMVSDPTEILDHRNITELYAIIFLVYLFIFLFTAMHGFSSGGSFYSMADVHLLFSTPISSKKILLYGLVKQMGTSLFVGFFILFQYSWLNQIYGITLPGVLLILLGYAIIMFCGQLCAMILYSFTSGNETLKRILKTIFIVVGVLAIAYIGYPLLSESDDILGVAVAQVNSPVLAFFPVGGWIKAAIVGCLSGDFISVLCGFGGTLLFVALLIFILTKTHSDFYEDVLQATEVSFSAITAKKENKTMDVVPKNVKVGKSGLTKGWGASAFYFKHKIEKRRGRVFLFDTMTTIFFIITIVFSFFMKEIIAIFIFSVYMQFFSAHTGRWVRELTLPYVYMVPQSPFKKLFYVCLEGIEKIIIEAVLLFAIIGVVVQLPVIEVIVCIFARIGFGLLFIAGNFLTERLLGSTGNKFIILGFYFLALLIIIAPGLAIGGVVGFFLANTGISVFAVVLGISTVWNILMAGLIAFLCRNVLDCAEINNQ, encoded by the coding sequence ATGACCAGCCTCAGATACTTACTATTTACCACAATTAAAAACTGGATTAAAGAATTACGAAAAAAGCCGGGGCAATTGGTTCTTGTCTTGTTTGTAGTAGCTATGTTTGCCCTTATGGTAGTTTCTACTATGGTCTCTGACCCTACAGAAATCCTTGACCACCGTAATATTACGGAACTATACGCCATTATATTTTTGGTATACCTGTTTATTTTCTTATTTACAGCTATGCATGGATTCAGTTCTGGAGGAAGTTTTTATTCTATGGCCGACGTCCATTTATTGTTTTCCACTCCAATTTCCAGCAAAAAGATTTTGCTGTATGGGCTGGTAAAACAGATGGGAACTTCCCTATTTGTAGGGTTTTTTATTCTATTTCAGTATTCCTGGCTGAATCAGATTTATGGTATTACACTACCAGGAGTATTGCTGATTTTATTGGGATACGCCATTATTATGTTCTGTGGCCAGCTCTGTGCTATGATCCTTTATTCGTTTACCAGTGGAAATGAAACCCTGAAACGCATCCTGAAAACCATCTTTATTGTCGTTGGCGTCCTGGCAATTGCTTATATTGGTTACCCACTTCTCAGCGAATCAGACGATATTTTAGGTGTTGCCGTTGCACAAGTTAATTCTCCTGTACTGGCATTTTTCCCAGTAGGTGGCTGGATCAAAGCTGCGATTGTAGGCTGTTTATCCGGTGACTTTATCAGTGTTTTATGTGGATTTGGTGGAACTCTCCTTTTTGTTGCCTTGCTAATATTCATCCTAACAAAAACTCATTCTGATTTTTATGAGGATGTGCTACAGGCAACCGAGGTTTCTTTTAGCGCGATTACTGCAAAAAAAGAGAACAAAACAATGGATGTGGTTCCGAAAAATGTAAAGGTAGGAAAGTCCGGTTTAACAAAAGGTTGGGGAGCCAGCGCATTTTATTTCAAACATAAAATCGAAAAACGCCGTGGCCGTGTTTTTTTATTTGACACCATGACAACTATCTTCTTTATCATTACTATTGTTTTCTCATTCTTTATGAAGGAGATTATTGCCATATTTATATTTTCAGTTTATATGCAGTTCTTTTCCGCCCATACAGGGCGTTGGGTGCGAGAATTGACGCTGCCCTATGTTTATATGGTCCCTCAAAGTCCATTTAAAAAACTATTCTATGTATGTTTGGAAGGGATTGAAAAAATTATTATTGAGGCAGTCCTCCTGTTCGCAATCATTGGTGTTGTTGTACAACTCCCTGTTATCGAAGTGATTGTGTGTATCTTTGCCAGAATTGGCTTTGGATTACTGTTTATTGCGGGAAATTTCCTGACAGAACGTTTATTGGGCAGCACCGGAAACAAATTTATTATCTTGGGATTCTACTTCCTTGCTCTGTTAATTATTATCGCTCCTGGCCTTGCTATAGGAGGGGTTGTTGGATTTTTCCTAGCAAATACCGGCATCTCTGTTTTTGCTGTTGTCTTGGGAATCTCAACTGTATGGAATATTTTAATGGCAGGATTAATCGCATTCCTTTGCCGTAATGTTCTGGACTGTGCTGAGATTAACAACCAGTAA
- a CDS encoding putative DNA-binding protein: MSKNLHVSVLLDYYGNLLTEKQRDLAELYYNDDLSLGEIAEITNITRQGVHDSIKRTEAVLLEYEEKIGLQQKTDDIIGLLEKVNKRIQRLQDTCQKTNGSSLIMDELVKLEKLVTNCLKDYE; encoded by the coding sequence ATGAGCAAAAATTTGCATGTATCCGTATTGTTGGATTATTATGGGAACTTGTTAACCGAAAAACAGCGGGATCTGGCAGAACTTTACTATAATGATGATTTATCGTTAGGCGAAATTGCCGAGATTACGAATATAACCCGTCAAGGGGTACATGACAGTATCAAACGAACCGAAGCTGTGCTGTTAGAATATGAAGAAAAAATAGGGTTACAGCAAAAAACGGATGATATAATTGGTTTATTGGAAAAGGTAAACAAACGCATCCAGCGGTTACAGGATACTTGCCAAAAAACAAATGGTTCCAGTTTGATCATGGATGAGTTGGTAAAATTAGAAAAACTAGTAACCAACTGCTTAAAAGACTACGAATAA
- the trhA gene encoding PAQR family membrane homeostasis protein TrhA, with amino-acid sequence MSASCKPMKHYTLGEEIANAVSHGLGALLAIAGCVVLIVFSALNHSPLKVVTSSIFGASLILMFGMSTMYHALSNQKAKAVFRIFDHNAIFLLIAGTYTPLTLVALRGWLGWTIFGVVWAATILGIVLNSINMERFKKFSMVCYLVTGWCIIVAIVPLVQHLDLVDLVFLLAGGVAYTVGILFYRLKSIQYMHSIWHLFVLAGAIFHYFCVLNVMQ; translated from the coding sequence ATGTCTGCTAGCTGTAAACCAATGAAACACTATACATTAGGGGAAGAAATCGCCAATGCGGTTTCCCATGGATTAGGGGCGTTACTTGCCATTGCGGGCTGTGTTGTGCTGATTGTGTTTTCTGCATTAAACCATAGCCCTTTAAAAGTGGTTACTTCCAGTATTTTTGGCGCCAGCTTAATCCTTATGTTTGGCATGTCTACGATGTATCACGCACTTAGCAACCAAAAGGCTAAGGCTGTTTTTCGTATTTTTGACCACAATGCCATATTCCTATTAATTGCTGGTACTTATACTCCTTTGACGTTAGTTGCGTTACGAGGATGGCTTGGATGGACCATCTTTGGAGTAGTATGGGCAGCTACTATTTTGGGGATTGTACTCAACTCCATCAATATGGAACGGTTTAAAAAATTTTCTATGGTGTGCTATCTGGTAACAGGTTGGTGCATTATTGTAGCGATTGTTCCTTTGGTACAGCATCTGGACTTGGTTGACCTGGTCTTTTTATTGGCTGGTGGTGTTGCCTATACGGTGGGGATTTTATTTTACCGTTTAAAATCCATCCAATATATGCATTCTATTTGGCATCTGTTTGTATTGGCAGGGGCTATTTTCCACTATTTTTGTGTGTTAAACGTTATGCAATAA
- the asnB gene encoding asparagine synthase (glutamine-hydrolyzing) has protein sequence MCGFVGFTNRIDNAQETLNKMMDRIVHRGPDSGGSFIDDGIALGFRRLSIIDLEGGSQPIFNEDKTKVLLFNGEIYNYQILREKLVAAGHQFTTHTDSEVLLHSYEEYGSSFVKELRGMFAFVIWDREKQELFGARDFFGIKPLYYSQMGESFLFGSEIKSFLDHPHFQKELNTTALENYLSFQYSPCAETFFKGVYKMPPAHYFLYKDGKMEMTRYWIPDFQAEEDKDLDYWVDEIEKTFDNSVEAHKISDVEVGSFLSSGVDSSYVACSANVDKTFTVGFDNGEKYNEISYAQELSEQIPVKNISHVITEEEFWGTFPKIQYHMDEPLADPAAAALFFVCKEASKYLKVVLSGEGADEIFGGYNVYKEPIDKRSYDKLPFWIRRAISKVAELLPAHRGLNFLVRRGKYLEERFIGNAYMFTEKERKKLLKIHTDAPSPAEVCRPFYNIVKDKDEVTKMQFLDLNMWMVGDILLKADKMSMANSLELRVPFLDKEVMKLAQRIPTKYRVNETNTKYAMRLAALRRMPKKWAGKKKLGFPVPTRVWLKQDKYYQLVKEKFTGEVANTYFDTDRLVKLLDQHKEGKADNSRKIWTVYTFLVWYDQYFAETK, from the coding sequence ATGTGTGGCTTTGTAGGTTTTACAAACCGGATTGACAATGCACAAGAGACATTGAATAAAATGATGGATCGGATTGTCCATCGTGGACCAGATTCTGGTGGTAGCTTTATTGATGATGGAATTGCGTTGGGATTCCGCCGATTGAGTATTATCGACCTAGAGGGAGGCAGTCAGCCAATCTTTAATGAGGATAAAACAAAAGTATTGCTTTTTAACGGGGAGATTTATAATTATCAGATACTCCGTGAAAAATTGGTGGCAGCAGGACATCAGTTTACTACCCACACCGACAGTGAAGTTTTGCTCCATTCCTATGAAGAATATGGTAGTTCATTTGTAAAAGAACTAAGAGGGATGTTTGCCTTTGTTATTTGGGACCGTGAAAAGCAAGAATTGTTTGGCGCTAGGGATTTCTTTGGCATTAAGCCTTTATACTATTCTCAAATGGGAGAAAGTTTTTTGTTTGGTTCCGAAATCAAAAGCTTTTTAGACCATCCCCATTTTCAAAAAGAATTGAACACCACAGCATTGGAAAATTACCTTTCTTTCCAGTATTCCCCTTGTGCAGAAACCTTTTTTAAAGGGGTTTATAAAATGCCACCAGCCCATTATTTCCTTTATAAAGATGGAAAGATGGAAATGACCCGTTATTGGATTCCGGATTTCCAGGCGGAAGAAGATAAGGATTTGGACTACTGGGTGGATGAAATTGAAAAGACATTTGATAATTCGGTAGAAGCCCATAAAATTAGCGATGTAGAAGTAGGATCATTTTTATCCAGCGGGGTGGACTCCAGCTATGTCGCTTGTTCCGCCAATGTGGACAAGACCTTTACAGTAGGCTTTGATAATGGAGAAAAATACAATGAGATCAGCTATGCTCAGGAATTATCCGAACAAATTCCAGTAAAAAACATCAGCCATGTGATCACAGAAGAAGAGTTTTGGGGAACTTTCCCAAAAATCCAGTATCATATGGATGAGCCTTTGGCTGACCCAGCTGCTGCGGCACTGTTCTTTGTTTGTAAAGAGGCTTCTAAATACTTAAAAGTAGTGTTGTCCGGTGAAGGTGCGGATGAAATTTTTGGCGGGTATAATGTATATAAGGAACCCATTGATAAACGCTCCTATGATAAACTGCCATTCTGGATTCGCCGTGCTATTAGTAAAGTAGCAGAGCTGCTCCCAGCACACCGTGGTTTGAACTTTTTGGTGCGCCGTGGCAAATACCTGGAAGAGCGCTTTATTGGTAACGCTTATATGTTTACCGAAAAAGAACGGAAAAAGCTGTTAAAAATCCATACGGATGCCCCTTCCCCAGCGGAAGTTTGCCGTCCATTTTATAATATTGTCAAGGATAAGGATGAAGTAACAAAAATGCAGTTCTTAGACCTGAACATGTGGATGGTGGGGGATATCCTACTAAAAGCAGATAAAATGAGCATGGCAAACAGCTTGGAATTACGTGTACCATTTTTGGATAAAGAAGTAATGAAGCTAGCGCAGCGGATACCTACCAAATACCGTGTCAATGAAACCAACACTAAATACGCTATGCGTTTGGCAGCGCTTCGCCGCATGCCAAAAAAATGGGCTGGTAAAAAGAAACTGGGATTCCCAGTACCAACCCGTGTTTGGCTAAAACAGGATAAATATTATCAACTGGTAAAAGAGAAATTTACTGGAGAAGTTGCCAATACCTATTTTGATACTGACCGCCTGGTAAAATTGCTAGACCAACATAAGGAAGGAAAAGCAGACAACAGCCGTAAAATCTGGACAGTTTATACTTTCCTGGTATGGTATGACCAATATTTTGCGGAAACAAAATAA
- the rpsP gene encoding 30S ribosomal protein S16, with translation MAVKIRLRRMGAKKAPFYRIVVADSRYPRDGRFIEELGTYDPNNKNNSVSVDADKVKSWISTGAQPTDTVKRLLKQNGVM, from the coding sequence ATGGCTGTTAAAATTAGATTGCGCCGTATGGGTGCGAAAAAAGCTCCATTCTACCGTATTGTTGTAGCTGATTCCAGATACCCAAGAGACGGAAGATTTATTGAAGAATTGGGTACTTATGATCCAAACAACAAAAACAACTCTGTATCCGTAGATGCAGATAAAGTAAAATCTTGGATTAGCACTGGTGCACAACCAACTGATACTGTAAAAAGATTGCTGAAACAAAACGGCGTTATGTAA
- the glpK gene encoding glycerol kinase GlpK — MNYIVALDQGTTSSRCIIFDKQLHVVAMAQKEFPQIYPKPGWVEQDPTDIYISQYNVMMEAILKSGISAEEIAGIGITNQRETTIVWDKETGKPIYNAIVWQCRRTSEICEVLKQRGLEGYIQQNTGLIIDAYFSGTKIKWILDHVEGAREKARQGKLLFGTVDTWLVWKLTNGRVHVTDHTNASRTMLYNIKNLEWDETLLQALDIPACMLPEVASSSQVYGTTNINGVQVPISGMAGDQQAALFGQACFQKGEAKNTYGTGCFALMNIGETMAVSKQGLITTLAASVGNHITYAMEGSVFVGGAVIQWLRDELKLLQNSAQSEEMAAKVSDNGGVYIVPAFTGMGAPYWDMYARGSIFGLTRGANQNHLVRACLESIAYQTKDVIDAMAADTGIPVTSLKVDGGASANQFLMQFQSDILGVPLYRPAISETTALGAAYLAGLSTGFWHDFDEIRDCWSLGNSYAPQMDQHQSRKLVAHWHKAVECTRNFIV; from the coding sequence TTGAATTATATTGTAGCGCTAGACCAGGGGACAACCAGCTCACGCTGTATTATTTTTGACAAACAGTTACATGTTGTTGCAATGGCACAGAAGGAGTTCCCACAGATCTATCCAAAACCAGGTTGGGTGGAACAGGATCCAACCGATATTTATATTTCTCAATATAATGTGATGATGGAAGCAATTTTAAAAAGTGGGATTTCTGCGGAAGAAATTGCCGGAATAGGGATTACAAATCAGCGGGAAACTACAATTGTATGGGATAAAGAAACGGGAAAGCCCATTTATAATGCGATTGTTTGGCAATGCAGAAGGACATCCGAAATCTGTGAAGTTTTAAAGCAAAGGGGATTGGAAGGCTACATCCAACAAAATACTGGTTTGATTATCGACGCCTATTTTTCTGGAACCAAAATAAAATGGATTTTAGACCATGTGGAAGGTGCGAGGGAAAAAGCCAGGCAGGGAAAATTACTGTTTGGTACAGTGGATACCTGGCTAGTGTGGAAACTAACCAACGGAAGGGTACATGTGACCGACCATACCAATGCTTCCAGAACCATGCTGTACAATATTAAAAATTTAGAATGGGATGAAACTTTATTGCAGGCGCTGGATATTCCAGCTTGTATGCTGCCTGAGGTTGCCAGCAGCAGCCAGGTTTATGGCACAACCAATATTAACGGTGTACAAGTCCCCATCAGTGGAATGGCCGGAGACCAGCAGGCTGCTTTATTCGGACAGGCTTGTTTTCAAAAAGGAGAGGCAAAAAACACCTATGGTACAGGGTGTTTTGCCTTAATGAACATTGGTGAAACCATGGCGGTGAGCAAGCAAGGGCTGATTACTACTTTGGCAGCTAGTGTAGGAAATCATATTACTTACGCCATGGAAGGTAGTGTCTTTGTAGGTGGTGCGGTTATCCAATGGCTACGGGATGAATTAAAATTACTACAAAATTCCGCCCAATCCGAGGAAATGGCAGCCAAAGTTTCTGATAACGGTGGTGTCTATATAGTTCCAGCATTTACTGGAATGGGTGCCCCTTATTGGGATATGTATGCCAGGGGAAGTATTTTTGGCTTGACAAGGGGAGCCAATCAAAACCATTTAGTCCGTGCTTGTTTGGAAAGTATTGCGTACCAGACAAAAGATGTGATTGATGCTATGGCAGCAGATACAGGGATTCCAGTAACTTCCTTAAAGGTGGATGGCGGGGCAAGTGCTAACCAGTTTTTGATGCAGTTCCAATCCGATATTTTAGGCGTTCCATTATATCGTCCAGCGATTAGCGAAACGACGGCATTGGGAGCTGCTTATTTGGCAGGGCTTTCCACAGGATTTTGGCATGACTTCGATGAAATTCGGGACTGCTGGTCGTTGGGAAATTCCTATGCTCCGCAAATGGACCAGCATCAATCCCGTAAGCTGGTCGCACATTGGCATAAGGCAGTAGAATGTACTAGAAATTTTATTGTTTAA
- a CDS encoding GNAT family N-acetyltransferase: MNFSMESNRIYKLDESGRLIAEVTFPSVSTKVVNINHTFVDESLKGQGIADKLMKAVVYELRETGKKARTTCPYATKWFERHPEAQDVYTTSFLE, translated from the coding sequence ATGAATTTTAGCATGGAATCCAACCGCATTTATAAATTGGATGAGTCAGGCAGGCTGATTGCGGAGGTAACATTTCCTAGTGTTTCTACCAAAGTAGTGAATATTAACCACACTTTTGTGGATGAAAGCCTAAAAGGGCAAGGAATAGCGGATAAGTTAATGAAAGCCGTTGTATATGAACTGAGGGAAACTGGAAAGAAAGCCCGTACCACTTGCCCTTATGCAACCAAATGGTTTGAACGCCATCCAGAAGCTCAGGATGTTTACACAACCAGTTTTTTAGAATAA
- a CDS encoding DUF6019 family protein, protein MPFLIAVIAIIVLVVCALLYFVIRKAVKDGFVAGYCKIHRLNPHQFDNEDD, encoded by the coding sequence ATGCCTTTTTTAATTGCAGTGATTGCTATTATTGTTTTAGTTGTTTGCGCTTTATTGTATTTTGTGATACGCAAGGCGGTAAAAGATGGATTTGTAGCAGGATATTGTAAAATACACCGGTTAAACCCCCATCAATTTGACAATGAAGATGACTGA
- a CDS encoding RidA family protein, which yields MNRTEINTKNAPEALGPYSQAIRIGDLIFTSGQIPIDPATNTLVSGGIVEQATQSLRNLQAVLTEAGSSLSDAVKVTVFVKNMDDFAKLNEVYGSFFTEPYPARSCVEVARLPKDVLVEIEIVALAK from the coding sequence ATGAACCGTACAGAGATTAACACAAAAAACGCACCAGAAGCATTGGGACCATATTCCCAGGCAATCCGGATAGGGGATTTGATTTTTACTTCGGGTCAAATTCCAATTGACCCAGCCACCAATACACTGGTTTCCGGAGGAATAGTCGAACAGGCTACCCAATCTTTGCGGAATCTACAGGCAGTATTAACAGAAGCCGGAAGTTCTTTATCTGATGCGGTGAAAGTAACGGTGTTTGTAAAAAATATGGATGATTTTGCAAAGTTAAATGAAGTATACGGCAGTTTCTTTACCGAGCCATATCCAGCACGTTCCTGTGTAGAAGTAGCTCGTCTTCCAAAAGATGTTTTGGTGGAAATTGAAATTGTAGCTTTGGCAAAATAA
- the ffh gene encoding signal recognition particle protein yields the protein MAFEGLTDKLSAAFKKLRSKGKLTESDVKTAMREVKLALLEADVNYKVVKDFVAKISERCVGSDVLTSLTPAQQVIKIVNEELCALMGNTGVSIKFPSKPPCVVMMCGLQGSGKTTHSAKLAKYYRSKGHRPLLVACDVYRPAAIQQLKVVGEQAGVPVFEMGQDDPVKISKQAIRHAKDHGNDLVILDTAGRLHIDEALMDELKNIKSAVEPNEILLVVDAMTGQDAVNVAKSFNELLDVSGVILTKLDGDTRGGAALSVLAVTGKPIKFNGIGEKLDDLEEFHPERMASRILGMGDVLTLIEKAESSMDLKESEKMARKLKENSFDLNDLLSQMQQMKKMGSIQQIISMIPGLGNKVKEEDLDAGDKKMKVTEAIIYSMTPEERKKPSIISPSRKRRIAAGSGTQVQDVNQLLKQFENMQKMMKQFGGTKKGKRRKLMMPPGMGF from the coding sequence ATGGCTTTTGAAGGCTTGACAGATAAACTATCCGCGGCGTTTAAAAAGCTTCGGTCTAAAGGAAAATTGACTGAGAGCGATGTCAAAACAGCAATGCGGGAAGTAAAGCTGGCTTTGTTGGAAGCGGATGTAAATTACAAAGTAGTAAAAGATTTTGTTGCCAAAATCAGCGAACGTTGTGTTGGTTCCGATGTGCTCACCAGTTTAACTCCTGCCCAGCAGGTAATTAAAATTGTAAATGAAGAACTTTGTGCTTTAATGGGGAATACAGGTGTTTCGATTAAATTTCCTTCAAAGCCGCCTTGTGTTGTGATGATGTGTGGCTTACAAGGAAGTGGTAAAACAACCCATTCCGCTAAACTGGCAAAATACTACCGTTCCAAAGGGCACCGTCCTTTGTTGGTTGCTTGTGACGTATACCGCCCGGCGGCGATCCAACAGTTGAAGGTAGTAGGGGAACAAGCTGGGGTTCCGGTATTTGAAATGGGTCAGGACGATCCCGTTAAAATCTCAAAACAGGCAATCCGTCATGCGAAAGATCACGGCAATGATTTGGTTATTTTGGATACCGCCGGCCGTCTGCATATTGATGAAGCATTGATGGATGAATTGAAAAATATTAAATCTGCAGTAGAACCTAATGAAATTTTGTTGGTTGTAGATGCCATGACAGGTCAGGACGCTGTTAATGTAGCAAAATCATTTAATGAATTGTTGGATGTAAGCGGCGTTATTTTGACCAAATTGGATGGTGATACCCGTGGTGGTGCTGCGCTCTCTGTGCTGGCTGTTACTGGAAAACCAATCAAATTTAATGGGATTGGCGAAAAATTAGATGATTTGGAAGAATTCCATCCAGAGCGTATGGCTTCCCGAATCCTTGGTATGGGCGATGTTTTAACCTTGATTGAGAAAGCAGAGTCCAGCATGGATTTAAAAGAATCCGAAAAGATGGCCCGCAAATTAAAAGAGAATTCTTTTGATTTAAATGATTTGTTATCCCAAATGCAACAGATGAAAAAAATGGGTAGTATCCAACAGATTATTTCCATGATTCCAGGTTTGGGTAACAAAGTAAAAGAAGAAGACCTGGATGCAGGCGATAAGAAAATGAAGGTTACAGAAGCTATTATTTATTCTATGACCCCAGAAGAACGTAAGAAACCGTCTATCATCAGTCCCTCCCGAAAACGCCGTATTGCAGCAGGAAGTGGGACTCAAGTGCAGGATGTAAATCAGCTGTTAAAACAGTTTGAGAATATGCAAAAAATGATGAAGCAATTTGGCGGTACAAAAAAAGGAAAACGTCGCAAATTAATGATGCCCCCAGGAATGGGATTTTAA
- a CDS encoding ABC transporter ATP-binding protein produces MFEVKNVTKTYGKTIANNQIHFSVNDGEIAVLLGPNGAGKSTIIKCITGLLRFHGEINICGYPNKSLQAKKLLGYVPEMPAVYDLLTVEEHLEFIARAYQLENYQQDIEQLLQRFELTDKRQKLGKELSKGMQQKLSICCALLHKPKVIIFDEPMVGLDPHAIKELKEVFWELKRQGSSVLISTHMIDSVEDYWDVAHIMMNGSFAATKYNTPTEEGDQSLEDLFFSITEGRGAHQ; encoded by the coding sequence GTGTTTGAAGTAAAAAACGTAACAAAAACTTATGGAAAAACAATCGCTAACAACCAAATCCATTTTTCGGTAAACGACGGAGAAATTGCGGTTTTACTGGGACCAAATGGCGCTGGTAAATCCACTATTATTAAATGTATTACTGGATTGTTGCGGTTTCATGGGGAAATCAATATTTGTGGTTACCCAAATAAATCATTACAAGCAAAAAAACTACTAGGCTATGTTCCAGAAATGCCAGCTGTATATGACTTGCTTACCGTAGAGGAGCATTTGGAATTTATCGCCCGTGCCTACCAGTTGGAAAACTACCAACAAGATATAGAGCAGTTGTTACAGCGGTTTGAATTGACTGATAAACGCCAAAAGTTAGGAAAAGAGCTCTCCAAAGGGATGCAGCAAAAACTAAGCATCTGCTGTGCCTTGCTGCATAAACCAAAGGTGATTATTTTTGACGAACCTATGGTTGGGCTTGACCCTCACGCAATCAAAGAATTAAAAGAAGTATTCTGGGAATTAAAACGTCAAGGAAGCTCTGTTTTAATTAGCACCCATATGATTGACAGCGTAGAGGATTACTGGGATGTGGCACACATTATGATGAATGGAAGCTTTGCTGCAACTAAATACAATACCCCAACAGAAGAAGGGGATCAATCCTTGGAAGACCTGTTCTTCTCGATTACGGAAGGAAGAGGTGCACATCAATGA
- a CDS encoding class I SAM-dependent methyltransferase — protein MKTRLNALGIAHQFITEHIKPGDLCVDATMGRGNDTAFLCELVGETGKVVAFDVQQDAVESTKLLLEQKGLSKRAELHLDSHSNMANYLQPETVSCITFNFGWLPGGDHKIFTQPETSIAAINQGLELLKPDGIMSLCIYYGKDTGFAEKDALLEFLPTIDSQKYTVIINSFANRPNCPPIPVMIYKRT, from the coding sequence ATGAAAACACGATTAAACGCTTTGGGGATTGCTCATCAATTTATTACAGAGCATATAAAACCAGGGGATTTATGCGTTGACGCAACGATGGGACGTGGAAACGACACCGCTTTTTTGTGTGAACTGGTGGGGGAAACCGGAAAAGTAGTTGCTTTTGATGTACAGCAGGATGCGGTGGAAAGCACCAAATTGTTGTTAGAACAAAAGGGGTTATCCAAACGTGCGGAACTTCATCTTGATAGTCATAGTAATATGGCAAATTATCTACAACCAGAAACAGTAAGCTGCATTACCTTTAATTTTGGGTGGCTACCTGGTGGAGACCATAAGATTTTTACTCAGCCGGAAACCAGTATTGCGGCAATCAATCAGGGGCTGGAATTGTTAAAGCCGGATGGAATCATGAGCCTGTGCATTTACTATGGAAAGGATACCGGATTTGCGGAAAAGGATGCACTACTTGAATTTCTTCCTACAATTGATAGCCAAAAATATACGGTTATCATTAACAGTTTTGCCAACCGCCCTAACTGTCCACCAATTCCTGTTATGATCTATAAGCGAACCTGA
- a CDS encoding DUF3006 domain-containing protein has product MGPVYYTVQKINGDYAVLLSDDGVENTVAMALLPFGVDEGNRLLWENFVYTIIE; this is encoded by the coding sequence ATGGGACCTGTTTATTATACCGTACAAAAAATCAATGGTGATTATGCTGTTTTGCTTTCAGATGATGGGGTAGAAAATACCGTTGCTATGGCTCTGCTCCCTTTTGGAGTAGATGAAGGTAACCGATTGTTATGGGAAAACTTTGTATATACCATCATAGAATAG